The Sulfurimonas hydrogeniphila genome includes a window with the following:
- a CDS encoding site-2 protease family protein has translation MDSLDLLKIAAAVLALAVAIIGHEIMHGWVAYMYGDMTAKNAGRLTVNPISHIDLVGTIIVPATMYFLPMLLGSDGGILFGWAKPVPINTFTVINRGGYNAAMQVDLAGIVYNFTMGAVAAITLTAMSTPTTADSLFYIFFYIFIYQLLIINIVLGVFNLLPIPQFDGGHFLMHLALKYKINSIAEFYYKYDRYGIVIVLIILMTPLNQYVLFMPVQAIIHLLLS, from the coding sequence ATGGACTCACTTGATTTATTAAAAATAGCAGCTGCCGTTTTAGCACTTGCTGTTGCAATTATCGGACACGAAATTATGCATGGCTGGGTTGCTTACATGTACGGTGACATGACAGCCAAAAATGCAGGGCGTTTAACAGTAAACCCAATTTCGCACATAGATCTTGTCGGAACTATCATAGTGCCTGCTACTATGTACTTTTTACCGATGCTGTTAGGCTCGGACGGCGGTATTTTGTTCGGTTGGGCAAAGCCTGTTCCGATCAATACCTTTACTGTCATAAACAGAGGTGGATATAATGCCGCTATGCAGGTGGACTTGGCAGGTATTGTCTATAATTTCACTATGGGTGCAGTCGCAGCAATTACTCTGACTGCTATGAGTACACCGACAACTGCCGACTCTCTGTTTTATATATTTTTCTATATATTTATATACCAACTGCTTATTATCAATATAGTTTTAGGCGTATTTAACCTGCTGCCTATTCCCCAGTTTGACGGTGGGCATTTTTTAATGCATCTTGCGTTAAAATATAAAATAAATTCTATTGCAGAGTTTTATTACAAATATGACAGATACGGGATTGTTATTGTACTTATTATTTTAATGACCCCGTTAAATCAATATGTACTTTTTATGCCGGTGCAGGCAATTATACATTTGTTACTATCTTAG
- the rpiB gene encoding ribose 5-phosphate isomerase B has product MKFYIGTDHAGLELKNWTVELLQSKGHEVIDFGPYSADRVDYPDYAHKVATAVLEDENSQGILICGSGIGMSMAANRHHGIRAALCHDAYTATVARGHNDANILCFGERIVGKGVAESIIDAWIAGSFEGGRHIARVAKIETL; this is encoded by the coding sequence ATGAAATTTTATATAGGTACCGACCATGCAGGTTTAGAACTGAAGAACTGGACAGTAGAGCTTTTACAATCCAAAGGACATGAAGTAATTGATTTTGGACCATATAGTGCAGACAGAGTGGACTACCCTGATTATGCGCACAAGGTTGCAACGGCAGTTTTGGAAGATGAAAACTCCCAAGGTATTTTAATCTGCGGGAGCGGAATCGGTATGAGTATGGCAGCCAACAGGCACCACGGTATTCGTGCTGCACTGTGCCATGATGCTTATACTGCAACCGTAGCACGCGGACACAATGATGCAAATATCTTATGTTTTGGTGAGAGAATTGTCGGAAAAGGTGTTGCTGAATCTATCATTGATGCATGGATAGCAGGAAGCTTTGAAGGTGGCCGTCACATTGCCAGAGTAGCAAAAATAGAAACACTCTAA